In Vidua chalybeata isolate OUT-0048 chromosome 9, bVidCha1 merged haplotype, whole genome shotgun sequence, a genomic segment contains:
- the FAM163A gene encoding protein FAM163A, with translation MTAGTVVITGGILATVILLCIIAVLCYCRLQYYCCKKNDCDEEEEEEEEEEEEEEPDMPTHSHLVMCNACSSRMVDGQGSPVPPPSELNQHGAHTFCPTCSPYSSPFYIRTADMVRNGGERVTYTPACYKEMGPPLNMASLQSYTVSRHGLLRDSFPNPRAISTEV, from the exons ATGACAGCGGGAACTGTTGTTATCACCGGGGGAATCCTAGCGACAGTGATCCTACTGTGCATCATTGCTGTGCTCTGCTACTGTAGGCTACAG TACTACTGCTGCAAGAAAAATGACTgtgatgaggaagaggaggaggaggaggaggaggaggaggaggaagagcccGACATGCCCACGCACTCGCACCTTGTCATGTGCAACGCCTGCAGCTCCCGCATGGTGGACGGGCAGGGCAGCCCCGTGCCGCCACCCAGCGAGCTCAACCAGCACGGGGCTCACACCTTCTGCCCGACCTGCTCCCCCTACAGCTCCCCCTTTTACATCCGGACTGCCGACATGGTGCGCAACGGGGGTGAGAGGGTCACCTACACCCCCGCGTGCTACAAGGAGATGGGGCCGCCCCTCAACATGGCCTCCCTGCAAAGCTACACGGTGAGCCGTCACGGCCTCCTCCGCGACAGCTTCCCGAACCCGCGGGCCATCAGCACGGAGGTGTAG